A single region of the Serinus canaria isolate serCan28SL12 chromosome 1, serCan2020, whole genome shotgun sequence genome encodes:
- the LOC103812484 gene encoding homeobox protein NANOG-like: MSAHLATPQYVLYPGAARYGDYYWFSAGGMDSAPTEEAPALEALPLPAAKTPSPSVDSPASSSSGTLTQYHTPDSATSPTTVGSPSPHSSLQKVKAQGKGVVKTGKSRTAFSQEQLKALHQRFQSQKYLSPQQIRELAAALQLTYKQVKTWFQNQRMKFKRCQKESQWMDKGMYLPQNGVHQPAYLDIAPTFHQVFPAGSSRNFQAVSNVHQAYSSGQTYGNGQNLYSIPSVEDEGLFGKGGTSCNTQQTMGLLSQQMNFYHSYFDNIDYVSLEVEDTFNFQSTSDTVTPFSSSPIQNQCQLPWHPMGTQSGYESQV, translated from the exons ATGAGCGCCCACCTAGCCACGCCGCAATACGTGCTCTACCCCGGCGCGGCCAGGTACGGGGACTATTACTGGTTCTCCGCAGGCGGCATGGACAGCGCGCCCACCGAGGAGGCTCCGGCGCTGGAGGCGCTCCCGCTGCCCGCGGCCAAGACGCCCAGTCCCTCAG ttGACTCTCCAGCTTCCTCCAGTTCCGGGACACTCACCCAGTACCACACCCCCGACTCCGCCACCAGTCCCACCACAGTGGGGAGCCCGTCTCCCCACTCCTCTCTCCAGAAGGTCAAGGCGCAAGGCAAGGGTGTGGTGAAGACGGGCAAGAGCCGCACAGCCTTCTcgcaggagcagctgaaagccCTGCACCAGCGCTTCCAGAGCCAGAAGTACCTCAGCCCCCAGCAGATCCGGGAGCTAGCTGCTGCCCTTCAGCTCACCTACAAGCAG GTGAAAACATGGTTTCAGAATCAACGGATGAAATTTAAGCGTTGCCAAAAGGAGAGCCAGTGGATGGATAAAGGGATGTATTTACCACAG AATGGGGTTCATCAGCCTGCATACCTGGATATAGCACCCACATTCCACCAGGTCTTCCCTGCCGGTTCCAGCAGGAACTTTCAGGCTGTGTCCAACGTGCACCAGGCTTACAGCAGCGGACAGACTTATGGAAATGGGCAGAACCTGTACTCAATCCCATCTGTGGAGGATGAGGGGCTCTTTGGAAAAGGTGGGACAAGCTGCAATACCCAGCAAACCATGGGTTTATTAAGCCAGCAAATGAACTTCTATCACAGCTACTTTGACAATATAGATTATGTCAGCTTGGAGGTTGAAGACACTTTCAACTTCCAGAGCACCTCTGACACTGTCACACCATTTTCGAGCTCTCCTATACAGAATCAATGCCAGTTACCTTGGCATCCCATGGGGACCCAGAGTGGGTATGAGTCTCAggtttga